In one Pseudarthrobacter oxydans genomic region, the following are encoded:
- a CDS encoding dihydrodipicolinate synthase family protein codes for MTIDLRGLVPAPVTPFNRDGSVDVDAIHRLGGWLASIEGVKGLVVLGHAGEGTFLTQDEQALVIREFKSAVNGEIPIIAGITGEGNTVAALEAKRAVEAGAEAGLVYPSHGWLRFGYQKGAPQTRYKEIYETSGLPLILFQYPDATKATYDLETQLEIAGQEGVFATKNGVRNMKRWDTEIPVLRANYPDLQILTCHDEYLLHTMFDVDGALVGYGGLAPEPLVELIAAGKAKDYAAARAIHDRLLPVTKNVYHRGSHMEGTVALKEGLVARGILEHATVRPPLLPLAEGAGDEIALALKSANLGSVTASV; via the coding sequence ATGACCATCGATCTCCGTGGGCTGGTCCCCGCACCCGTAACCCCGTTCAACCGCGACGGCAGCGTCGACGTCGACGCGATCCACCGGCTCGGCGGCTGGCTGGCCAGCATCGAGGGCGTCAAGGGCCTGGTGGTCCTGGGCCACGCGGGGGAAGGAACGTTCCTCACCCAGGACGAGCAGGCGCTCGTCATCCGTGAGTTCAAGAGCGCCGTGAATGGCGAAATCCCGATCATCGCCGGCATTACCGGTGAAGGTAACACCGTCGCTGCCCTGGAAGCCAAGCGTGCCGTTGAAGCCGGCGCCGAGGCCGGCCTCGTCTATCCGTCCCACGGATGGCTCCGCTTCGGCTACCAGAAGGGCGCCCCGCAGACCCGCTACAAGGAAATCTACGAAACCTCCGGCCTGCCACTGATCCTCTTCCAGTACCCGGATGCCACCAAGGCCACCTATGACCTGGAAACCCAGCTCGAGATCGCCGGCCAGGAAGGCGTGTTTGCCACCAAGAACGGCGTCCGCAACATGAAGCGCTGGGACACCGAGATCCCCGTCCTGCGCGCGAACTATCCAGACCTGCAGATCCTCACCTGCCATGATGAATACCTGCTCCACACCATGTTCGACGTCGACGGGGCACTGGTCGGCTACGGCGGACTCGCCCCGGAGCCGCTGGTGGAACTCATCGCCGCCGGTAAGGCCAAGGACTATGCTGCAGCCCGCGCGATCCATGACCGCCTGCTGCCCGTGACTAAGAACGTCTACCACCGAGGCTCCCACATGGAAGGCACCGTCGCCCTCAAGGAGGGCCTCGTCGCCCGCGGCATCCTCGAGCACGCAACCGTCCGCCCGCCGCTGCTTCCCTTGGCCGAAGGCGCAGGCGACGAAATCGCACTGGCCCTCAAATCCGCGAACCTGGGCAGTGTCACCGCGAGCGTCTGA